The DNA sequence GCAGCGAGGGCGACCGGCGCAACAACGTGCTCACCCTCGCGCCGGACGGCGAGCGGATGCTGGCGCGGCTGCGGGAGGTCGCCGAGGCGCACCAGGGGGACGTGCTGTCCCCGCTCGATGACGAGGAGCAGGTAGCGCTGGCGGCGCTCCTTGCCAAGCTGGCCGCAGCCTCCACCGTCCCGCCCGACGGCCACCCCGGCTTCCGCCGCTGACGCCGAGGGGCACGTAAACGCCCCTAAAAGAGTCTTTTGAGGGCGTTTACGTGCCCCTCGACGGAGGCTGATGCTCCGGGGCGCGGGTCAGGCGAGCAGCTTGGCTTTCGCGGCGCTGAACTCCTCGTCCGACAGGATGCCCTGCGAGTGCAGGGTGGCGAGCTGCTGGATCTTCGCCATCATGTCGTCGGCCGGAGCCGCGGCCGGAGCAGCCGGAGCCGCCGCGGCCTGCTGCGCCGCCGCGTCCTGTGCGGCCTGCTGCATCTGCGCCTGTTGCTGCTGCTGCTCGTACGCCTGCTGCTCGTACTTGTCTTCCGCCCGCTGCGCCTGCCGCCGCTGCACGTTGCCGGACACGGCGGTCGCCGTTCCGGCAACGACGGCCGTGCGGGCTGCCATCCCGATCAGTCCCGGGCGTCCCATTCGTCCTAAAGGCATGTTCTCCGCTCCTCAGCTCTCGACCGTCTCGACGTCGGTGTCGGACTCCACGTAGTCCTCGAACTCCCCGGCCACGACCGCGTTGACGACCGGCGCGGGGATGCGCTCGCTGTGGACCACCAGACCGCCCGCCTGGAAGAACTTGCTGGCGAGCTCCTTCGCCCAGAGGTGCTCGATGACCATGATCGCGCCGGTCGTGCCCGGCTCGATCAGCTCGGCGATGGAGTCCACATCCTCCGCTCCTGCGAGGCCTCCGGCGTCCAGGCTGATGTCCGCCATGCCGA is a window from the Leifsonia shinshuensis genome containing:
- a CDS encoding SHOCT domain-containing protein, which codes for MPLGRMGRPGLIGMAARTAVVAGTATAVSGNVQRRQAQRAEDKYEQQAYEQQQQQAQMQQAAQDAAAQQAAAAPAAPAAAPADDMMAKIQQLATLHSQGILSDEEFSAAKAKLLA
- a CDS encoding DUF6325 family protein is translated as MAEFEYGPAEFIVAQFDNDRPSPGVVQAILDLVESGTVRLLDLVFVMRHADGGVEIVELEEIGDEIGMADISLDAGGLAGAEDVDSIAELIEPGTTGAIMVIEHLWAKELASKFFQAGGLVVHSERIPAPVVNAVVAGEFEDYVESDTDVETVES